Genomic DNA from Anaerolineales bacterium:
AGCTAACGCATGGGGAAGGCAGCAATTCGGACCCGGCCTGGTCGCCGGATGGAAGGCTGATCGCGTTCCGGTCCACGCGCAACGCGGCGGATCAACATAAATGCCCCTACGATTGCAATACGGATCTTTACCTCATGCACCCCGACGGTTCGGACGTGGTTCGGTTGACGGACACCCCCGAACACGAGTATTCGCCGGATTGGCAGCCGTAGGCGGATCATTTGGAATCGCCTCCCGGGAATTCAACCGCGCTTTGGTAAAGGAGAACAATGCATGGCCGATACAAAAAACCATCCCGTCAATTGGATCTGGATCGGATGCTTGGGCATTGCGCTGTGCCTGTGCTGCGGCGCGGCGGCAATTCCGGCGGGGATCCTGGCCGCCGACGCCGGCGCCCGCAACCAAGTCGGAATGATGCTGGGGATCATCCTTCCCACCCCGACGGCTACGCCGACCCCCACCCTCACCCCCACCGCCACCCTCACGCCCACCCCGACCCTCACCCCGACCGTTTCCGGTCGAGGCGGCGGCCGGATCCTCTTCACCTCGGACCGCAGCGGCGACCAGGAAATCTACCGCATGGATCCCGACGGCTCGAATTTGATCCGCCTGACCCAAAGCCCGGGCGGCGATTTCCACGCCGCGCCCTCCCCGGACGGATCGCGCATCGCCTTCGTCTCGGACCGGGACGGGAATCCGGAAATCTACGTAATGGATTCCGACGGTTCGAATCCCGTCCGTTTGACGGAAAGCGTCAGCGACGAATACGCCCCAACCTGGTCTCCGGACGGAACCCGCATCGCCTACATGTCGGGATCGGGCGCGCAGTTCAAGCTCTTCATCATCGGCGCAGACGGCACGCATCCCGCCCGTGTAAACATCGCCGGCGGGGTGCAGGCCAATCCCGATTGGTCTCCGGACGGGATGCGGATCGCATTCGACAATTTCTCCGGCAGCGAGTCGACCATCATGCTGGTGGACCCCGACGGCGGGAATGCCGCCGCCCTCACCGGGGGGCCTTGGATGGATTTCGATCCCGCCTGGTCCCCGGACGGTGCGCGCCTCGTCTTCGGCTCGGACCGGACGGGGAACAGCGAGATCTTCGTGATGGGCGCCGACGGCTCGAACGTCGTCCGGCTTACGGACGATCCGCAGGGTGATTTTTCGCCGGATTGGTCACCGGACGGACGGTGGATCGTCTTCATGTCCGACCGCGACGGGGACTACGAAATCTACAAGGTGAAGAACGACGGATCCGAACTGACCCGTCTGACCAACGACCCGGCCGAGGATTTCTCCCCCTCCTGGATAGGGTAATCGGAAAGTTGGGAAGCGGTCAACGGCCGTCCCACCGGATCCGTGATCGGTATCCCCGGAATCTTGCCCCCCTCGGCAAAGGGGGCGGAAGACCCGGGGGATTCCGGCGCGCCGAACCGTTCCTTCCGGTTTCCCGTTTTTCTCCTATAATAAGCATTGGACGACGCCCCGCGGGCGACCTTTAGGATGCGTCCCATGAACGATACTCCTCCCCCCCTGCCGGAAAAAATCTCCCGCTACGAGATCCGCAGCGAAATCGGGCGCGGCGGCATGGCCTCCGTCTACCTCGCCTACGACCCGAACTTCGGCCGCGAGGTGGCGATCAAAATCCTGCCGCGCGAGTTGATGCACGATCCGACCTTCCGCGCCCGCTTCCACCGCGAGGCGCGGACGATCGCCGCGCTCGAGCATCCGTCGATCGTCCCGGTATACGATTTCGGGGAGGGGGACGGCCAGCCCTACCTGGTCATGCGCTACCTGAGCGGCGGCTCGCTCGTCTCCCGCATCCGCTCCGGCCCGATCCCCGCCGCCGAGGCCTCGGTGATCCTCTCCCGCATCGGCTCGGCGCTGGATGCCGCCCACGCCAAGGGCATCGTCCACCGCGACCTCAAGCCCGCCAACATCCTCTTCGACCAGTACGGCAACGCCTACCTGAGCGATTTCGGCATCGCCCACCTTTCGGATACCGCCGGCACGCTGACCGGCTCGATGGTGATCGGCACTCCGGCCTACATGAGCCCGGAGCAGATCAGCGGTGAGAAGAAAGTCGACGGGCGCTCGGACATCTACGCCCTGGGCATCGTCGTGTTCGAGATGCTCACCGGCCAGGCCCCCTTCCAGTCGGATTCGCCGCTGAAGGTGATGATGATGCACGTCTCCAACCCGCCCCCCAAGCTTTCGGAGGCGGATTCCCAACTCCCGGCCGGATCCAGCGCGGTGCTCGAGCGGGCGCTGGCCAAGGAACCCGACAAGCGCTACCAGAAGGCGGCCGAGTTCAGCCGGGCCTTCGACGAGGTCACCGGCGGCCGAAAGCCGACGGCCGCGGTTGCGGTCACCGAGGGC
This window encodes:
- a CDS encoding PD40 domain-containing protein, coding for MADTKNHPVNWIWIGCLGIALCLCCGAAAIPAGILAADAGARNQVGMMLGIILPTPTATPTPTLTPTATLTPTPTLTPTVSGRGGGRILFTSDRSGDQEIYRMDPDGSNLIRLTQSPGGDFHAAPSPDGSRIAFVSDRDGNPEIYVMDSDGSNPVRLTESVSDEYAPTWSPDGTRIAYMSGSGAQFKLFIIGADGTHPARVNIAGGVQANPDWSPDGMRIAFDNFSGSESTIMLVDPDGGNAAALTGGPWMDFDPAWSPDGARLVFGSDRTGNSEIFVMGADGSNVVRLTDDPQGDFSPDWSPDGRWIVFMSDRDGDYEIYKVKNDGSELTRLTNDPAEDFSPSWIG